Sequence from the Priestia megaterium genome:
ATTTAACACCCATTTTAAAAGGGATTAAGCTAGAAGTAACGGGAGGCATGAACCGACCTCCGATGGTCAAGTCTAAACAAACGGAAGAGCTATTTGAATGCGCTCAGTCAATCGCGGCCAAACTGGGAATGAAACTAGAGGAAGCAGCTGTTGGCGGCGGAAGCGATGGCAATTTTACAGCGGCCATTGGCGTTCCCACGTTGGATGGGTTAGGAGCATGCGGAAAAGGAATACATGCGGAATATGAACATATCCAAATTGATACGTTGTCCGAGCGTTCTTCTTTATTTGCGAATTTGCTGCTGCAAATATAAAAAAAGCCCGCCTCAAACGGCGGGGCGGGGACTAACCTGAAAGCTTATATTGGGAGAGTATAAGCTTTCTTTTTTTATTTACTGCTTTCTTCTTGAAGAGAAAAGGCAGTTTCTTTCTTTTTGAATACCACTCCATCAAGAGCAAGGAACTGGCTTCCTGCAAGGAACAAGTGAGCAGACATGGCAATTAAGGCGATATCAAACTCAAATCCACCTACAAATCCGCTTTTAAGCTTGGCTGTAAAAATAGCCCCAAGCATAACGGCCACAAATAAAGCAGCTACGACTCTTGTTGCTAGACCAAGAATAATAAGAACCCCACCTACAAGTTCAATCGTTGCAACAATATATGCCATAAAACCAGGGATTCCTAAGCTATCAAAGAACCCTACTGTATTTTCAATCCCGCCTTGCCATTTTTGAAAGCCGTGTACTAAAAATGTAAAACCTAATACTAAACGAATAATAAGTGAACCA
This genomic interval carries:
- a CDS encoding DoxX family protein yields the protein MNKNVEIGSLIIRLVLGFTFLVHGFQKWQGGIENTVGFFDSLGIPGFMAYIVATIELVGGVLIILGLATRVVAALFVAVMLGAIFTAKLKSGFVGGFEFDIALIAMSAHLFLAGSQFLALDGVVFKKKETAFSLQEESSK